The genomic window TAAAATAAAAGTACGGATAATGCTAAAAGTATAAGTCCGGTAATAGATAAGCTTTTCATAGTATTCGTGTATTAAAATAAATCCTGTAAAAAAGTCTTATCAAATTTACTAAAAATTCAATAAGACTTATCAAGATTAAAATTTCATATTAATTATATTTTTCCTCCTGCAGCTTTATAATATTCTAAAGCCTTTGGTAAATCCCTATTGATGTCCGAAATCCTTGTCTCAGGGTTCGGGTGAGTAGAAAGAAACTCAGGTTGTCTTGCTCCAGTAGAAGCTGCTTCCATTCTATTCCAGAAGGGAATTGCTTCTCTCGGGTCATAACCGGCCATACCCATTAGATATAATCCCATTTTATCTGCCTCAGACTCCTGGTTTCTGCCATATTTTAGCAAAGCAACCTGCGAGCCGATAGGGTAGGCTTTTTCAAAGATACTCGCCCACTGTGCATTAGAAATTGTTGTTCCTAAAATTTGTCCCCCATATTGCGCTACCATTGCCTGAGAAATTCTCTCATTTCCGTGTCCTGCCAATGCGTGAGAAACTTCGTGCCCCATCACGACTGCGAGACCATTATCATTTTTAGTCACAGGCAAAATCCCTGTATAAACAGCTACTTTTCCTCCTGGCATACACCAAGCATTAAGCTCACTGCTTTGCAAAAGATTAAATTCCCAGTTATAATTCGCTAAATCGGCACTTCGCCCAATACCTGCATAGTATTTTTCTGCGGCAGCCTTGATTCTTGTTCCTACATTTACCACTTTTTTTGCATCTGCCGTTCCTGTAATTACTTTAGACTTGCCTAATGTTGTTTTATATTCCTGTGCAGACATCGTCATGATTTCCGAATTATTTGCTAATTGCAATGATGATCTCCCCGTAATAGGATTTGTAGTACATGCTATAGCCGACAGAGCAACTGCTCCTATTCCTAATAATTGTGTTATTTTCATAGTTTCGAGTGTTAAATAATTCAACCTTTACAATTTCTATTCCAAAAAGTTCTTAGAAGGAATATATTTGCATACATTTTGCTATTTAAAATTAATAATTATTTTGCTATCATGAAAAGATATATTTCAATACTCTATATATTAGGGTTTTTACTCGCTTTTCAAAGCTGCTCTTCTCAGACGGGAACAGATTCTCAAACCGTGACAGCACTTGTGAATTCTCAGGACTTTTCATTTCATGCACAGAGAGCTACACCTACAAATTATGATGTAATTAATGTAATGAACTCAATGCCCAATTCTACCTCAACAAGAATTCTTGATCTTTCAGGTGATAATTACTCTATCGATTTAAGAAAGGATAAACTGGAAGTGGTTTTGCCTTATTTTGGAAGAGTTTTTAATCCAACTTATGGAAATACAGGTCAAAACAGCTACAGATTTACTTCAAAAGATTTTACAGTAAATACAACTCAAGGTAAAAAAGGAAAATCAATTGTAAAAATAAAAGTA from Chryseobacterium camelliae includes these protein-coding regions:
- a CDS encoding M48 family metallopeptidase; the protein is MKITQLLGIGAVALSAIACTTNPITGRSSLQLANNSEIMTMSAQEYKTTLGKSKVITGTADAKKVVNVGTRIKAAAEKYYAGIGRSADLANYNWEFNLLQSSELNAWCMPGGKVAVYTGILPVTKNDNGLAVVMGHEVSHALAGHGNERISQAMVAQYGGQILGTTISNAQWASIFEKAYPIGSQVALLKYGRNQESEADKMGLYLMGMAGYDPREAIPFWNRMEAASTGARQPEFLSTHPNPETRISDINRDLPKALEYYKAAGGKI
- a CDS encoding DUF4251 domain-containing protein; its protein translation is MKRYISILYILGFLLAFQSCSSQTGTDSQTVTALVNSQDFSFHAQRATPTNYDVINVMNSMPNSTSTRILDLSGDNYSIDLRKDKLEVVLPYFGRVFNPTYGNTGQNSYRFTSKDFTVNTTQGKKGKSIVKIKVNDQSTVDEITIEVFKNGKAFTSIRSNDRQPISYDGYISKNEETQEKEKP